Proteins encoded together in one Bactrocera neohumeralis isolate Rockhampton unplaced genomic scaffold, APGP_CSIRO_Bneo_wtdbg2-racon-allhic-juicebox.fasta_v2 cluster11, whole genome shotgun sequence window:
- the LOC126766031 gene encoding piggyBac transposable element-derived protein 2-like, producing MFRKGRGLFELKENEVQQILMADNRDEEDNLLLDEDQRLLTQDDDQGIVDVEIDGTITEHTDSTRPEPSTSAPVNEAQHQPVFKWNSRTYAPNVFRDVEYDFGKVQICQEAENGLLTPFDIFCSATNFYNLVQYIVPESIQYAHQNGREFTIDLEEMKAFLGMNVVMGYHILPSLRDYWSTEPDMAVQFISNVMPRARFEDIRRNLHFCNNEAVRDTTSSNYDRAYKVRPIIEHFNVSFQNALNNTVKQSIDEQMIKFKGHNVMKQYIKNKPVKWGFKLWCRCDAATGYLFEFDLYTGKRTSGIE from the coding sequence ATGTTTCGCAAAGGACGCGGCCTTTTCGAACTTAAAGAAAATGAAGTGCAACAGATTTTGATGGCTGATAACAGAGACGAAGAGGACAATTTACTGCTTGACGAAGATCAAAGGCTTTTGACTCAGGATGATGATCAAGGGATTGTGGACGTGGAAATTGACGGTACGATAACTGAACATACTGACTCAACAAGACCTGAGCCTTCCACATCAGCACCTGTAAACGAAGCACAGCATCAACCCGTCTTCAAGTGGAATTCGAGAACATACGCACCAAATGTTTTTCGTGATGTGGAATACGACTTCGGGAAAGTGCAAATCTGTCAAGAAGCTGAAAATGGACTATTGACTCCCTTTGatatattttgttcagcgacaaatttttataatttagtgCAATATATAGTACCGGAGTCAATACAATATGCTCATCAAAATGGACGGGAGTTTACTATTGATCTCGAAGAAATGAAAGCATTTCTTGGGATGAATGTAGTCATGGGCTATCATATCTTGCCATCATTGAGGGACTACTGGTCTACAGAACCAGACATGGCAGTGCAATTCATATCGAATGTTATGCCAAGGGCTCGATTTGAAGACATTCGCCGGAACCTACATTTCTGTAACAACGAAGCGGTAAGAGACACAACTAGCTCTAATTATGATAGGGCATACAAAGTTCGGCCAATAATAGAGCATTTCAATGTATCGTTTCAAAATGCCCTCAATAACACAGTAAAACAATCAATCGACGagcaaatgataaaatttaaGGGTCATAATGTAATGAagcaatacataaaaaataagccTGTCAAATGGGGCTTCAAATTATGGTGCCGATGTGATGCTGCGACCGGTTATCTATTTGAATTTGATCTATATACGGGCAAACGAACTTCTGGAATCGAGTAA